One window of the Prinia subflava isolate CZ2003 ecotype Zambia chromosome 25, Cam_Psub_1.2, whole genome shotgun sequence genome contains the following:
- the LOC134561933 gene encoding discoidin, CUB and LCCL domain-containing protein 2-like isoform X2 codes for MDGLITSKSNEVTVQFMSGIHTSGRGFLAAYSTSDKSDLITCLDNASHFSEPEFNKYCPAGCVIPFADISGTIPHGYRDSSSLCMAGVHAGVVSNTLGGKINVVISKGIPYYEGSLANNVTSKVGPLSTSLFTFKTSGCYGTLGMESGVIPDSHITSSSVLEWPNQTGQVNIWKPENARLKRIGPPWAAFISDEHQWLQIDLNKEKKITGIITTGSTLAEHYYYVSAYRILYSDDAQKWTVYREPGMGKDKIFQGNTELYQEVRNNFIPPIIARFFRINPLKWHQKIAMKVELLGCQFSIGRAPKITLPPPPQSKNDEKNADFMEDFIHSVKTSLQTDKTTFTPEIKNTTVTPSVTKDVALAAVLVPVLVMVFTTLILILVCAWHWRNRKKKTEGTYDLPYWDRAGWWKGMKQFFPTKSAEHEETPVRYSSSEISHLRPREVPTMLQTESAEYAQPLVGGIAGTLHQRSTFKPEEGKEASYADLDPYNSPIQEVYHAYAEPLPVTAPEYATPIIMDMSSHPSTPLGAPSISTFKAAGNQPPPLVGTCNKLLSRTDSASSARALYDIPKGQPAPGSADQLVYQVPQSVAHPTRSKDEQS; via the exons ATGGATGGTTTAATTACCTCAAAAAGTAATGAAGTCACAGTACAGTTCATGAGTGGAATTCACACTTCTGGACGTGGATTTCTTGCAGCTTATTCAACCTCTGACAAATCAG accTAATTACCTGTTTAGACAATGCAAGTCACTTTTCCGAACCAGAATTCAA TAAGTATTGTCCAGCTGGGTGTGTGATTCCTTTTGCTGATATTTCAGGCACTATTCCTCATGGATACAGAGAT TCATCATCACTTTGTATGGCTGGTGTTCACGCAGGCGTCGTGTCAAATACTCTGGGTGGTAAAATTAATGTTGTCATCAGCAAGGGCATTCCGTACTATGAAGGCTCCTTGGCTAACAATGTCACCTCAAAAGT GGGACCCTTATCTACAAGCCTCTTCACCTTTAAGACGAGTG GTTGCTATGGGACACTGGGGATGGAATCTGGGGTGATTCCTGATTCCCACATCACATCATCATCTGTTCTTGAGTGGCCTAACCAAACAGGACAAGTAAACATTTGGAAACCTGAAAATGCCAGACTAAAAAGGATTGGACCTCCTTGGGCTGCTTTTATCAGTGATGAGCATCAGTGGTTGCAGATTGACttgaataaagaaaagaaaataacag GTATTATAACTACTGGATCAACTTTAGCAGAGCACTACTATTATGTCTCAGCCTACAGAATTTTATACAGTGATGATGCACAGAAGTGGACAGTGTACAGAGAACCTGGCATGGGTAAAGATAAG ATATTTCAAGGGAATACTGAATTGTACCAGGAAGTTCGCAATAATTTCATTCCACCTATTATTGCACGTTTTTTTAGGATTAACCCCTTAAAATGGCACCAGAAAATTGCAATGAAAGTAGAGTTGCTAGGATGTCAGTTTAGTATAG gtCGTGCTCCTAAAATCACCTTGCCACCACCACCTCAGAGCAAGAATGATGAGAAGAATGCTGACTTCATGGAGGACTTCATTCATTCTGTGAAGACTTCACTGCAGACAGATAAAACAACTTTCACACCTGAAATAAAAAACACTACAGTGACTCCAAGTGTAACCAAAG ATGTGGCATTGGCAGCAGTTCTGGTTCCAGTGCTGGTGATGGTCTTCACTACTCTGATTCTTATCTTAGTTTGTGCGTGGCATTGGAGAAACCG caagaaaaaaactgaGGGCACGTATGATCTACCTTACTGGGATCGTGCAG GATGGTGGAAAGGGATGAAGCAGTTTTTCCCGACCAAATCAGCAGAACATGAAGAAACTCCTGTACGctacagcagcagtgaaatcaGTCACCTAAGACCAAGAGAAGTCCCAACAATGTTGCAAACAGAGTCTGCAG AATATGCTCAGCCCCTGGTAGGGGGAATTGCGGGCACGCTTCACCAGAGATCAACCTTCAAaccagaggaagggaaggaagccAGTTACGCTGACTTGGACCCCTACAATTCCCCCATCCAAGAAGTTTACCACGCCTATGCCGAGCCACTGCCCGTAACCGCACCCGAGTACGCCACTCCCATCATCATGGACATGTCCAGCCACCCCAGCACACCTCTTGGCGCTCCTTCCATTTCCACCTTCAAAGCTGCAGGGAACCAACCTCCTCCACTGGTTGGAACGTGCAATAAGCTGTTATCCAGGACAGACAGTGCCTCCTCAGCACGGGCACTGTACGATATACCAAAGGGGCAGCCGGCGCCGGGCAGCGCCGACCAGCTCGTGTACCAGGTGCCGCAGAGCGTGGCCCATCCCACCAGGAGTAAGGATGAGCAAAGTTAG
- the LOC134561972 gene encoding cell cycle control protein 50C-like, whose product MKNKTSFLPREGEAQPSRCPDNSAFKQQRLPAWKPQLTIASVLSCFFLTGAFCLTVGVCLVLSANSVREIQIDYSDKCSDCSKLRENSSNWNKECHCSVDFTLKEEILGDVFMYYGLENFYQNHRRYMMSRSDAQLLGRNVNIQRSYCAPFSTYRNGTPMAPCGAIANSIFNDTIDLFYSHNSSVIQVPLLKTGNSWWTDKNVKFRNPVSYNLSSAFAGTGRPPYWQRPVYLLDEEDARNNGYVNDDFIVWMRVSAFASFRKLYRRLQRVRRFAEGLPAGNYTFRISYNFPVTWFKGRKHVILSTVVWSGGRNPFLGIAYLVSGTAATLTGFVITGIHFKLRKKKTYFQKQ is encoded by the exons atgaaaaacaagacGAGTTTTCTTCCCAGAGAAGGAGAAGCCCAACCTTCCAGGTGTCCAGATAACAGTGCATTCAAACAGCAGAggctgccagcctggaagcCCCAGCTCACCATTGCATCTGTGCTCTCCTGCTTCTTTCTGACCGGGGCATTCTGCCTCACTGTGGGAGTCTGCCTTGTCCTGTCTGCAAACAGCGTCAGAGAAATACAG ATAGATTATTCAGATAAATGCTCAGATTGTTCAAAGCTCCGTGAAAATTCCTCTAACTGGAATAAGGAATGCCACTGTTCCGTAGATTTCACGctaaaggaagaaatattg GGCGATGTTTTTATGTACTATGGTCTGGAAAACTTCTATCAAAACCACCGTCGGTACATGATGTCAAGGAGTGACGCGCAACTGCTGGGCCGAAATGTAAAC ATCCAGAGGAGCTACTGTGCGCCCTTCAGCACCTACAGGAACGGGACCCCCATGGCGCCGTGCGGGGCCATCGCCAACAGCATCTTCAATG ATACTATTGATCTTTTTTACAGTCATAACTCATCTGTGATTCAAGTGCCACTGCTGAAGACTGGAAACAGTTGGTGGAcagataaaaatgtgaaattccGCAATCCTGTGTCGTACAATCTCTCTTCTGCATTTGCAG ggacaggcaggcCCCCTTACTGGCAGAGGCCGGTGTACCTGCTGGACGAGGAGGACGCGAGGAACAATGGCTACGTGAACGACGACTTCATCGTCTGGATGCGCGTGTCGGCCTTCGCCTCCTTCAGGAAGCTCTACCGGCGCCTGCAGCGGGTGCGGCGCTTCGCTGAGGGCCTGCCCGCGGGGAACTACACCTTCCGCATCTCCTACA ATTTCCCTGTTACCTGGTTCAAGGGGAGGAAGCACGTGATTCTTTCCACCGTGGTGTGGAGCGGCGGAAGAAACCCATTCCTGGGAATTGCCTACCTGGTTTCTGGCACGGCAGCAACCCTGACAGGTTTTGTCATCACCGGCATCCACTTCAagctcaggaaaaagaaaacgTACTTCCAGAAGCAATAA